DNA from Balaenoptera acutorostrata chromosome 14, mBalAcu1.1, whole genome shotgun sequence:
AGAATGACTTGGGGGATGTGGGTggggagagcattccaggcagaggggacagcatgAATAAGGGAATGCGGTAAGAAACTGTGAGCACTTTGATATTACTGGGGCAAAGCAAAAAAGTagtgaaagaagaggaagaagaaagaagtggGGAGCAGATTACAGTGGATCTTAATTGTCACGTTTAGAAGCATGGGTTTTTCCTGTGGTCAGTCAGAGCTGAGCTGGTCAGGTTTTTGCTTAAGAAACACTACTGAGACAGGGATGTGGAGAATTGGTTTGAGGGTGCAGGGATAGCAGCTTTCTCAGGCTGTTGTAATGAGCTGGTTGAGAAATGATGAAGGCCTGAATCAGGTCAGAGGTAATCAAGATAGAGAGGGGGGGCAGATAGATAAATCTTCAGGAGGTAAGATATTCAGGCCTGAGGATTAGTTAGATTTTAGGAATAAAGGACAGGTGTTCAGACTTCTGCTTTTGTTGGTTGAGTGACTGAGAAGGGAATACTATCAGAAAGAGAGGCAGTGAAGATTCAGTTTGAACAAGTTGAATTTGAGATGATTGTGGAGATAGCCAGCATACAATTGACATATCTCTAGATATATAGAAGTTTAGAGACCTAGAGGTATAGATTTTGGAGTCATTGGCATATGAGTGATTGTTGAAACCCTGGACTGAATTAaaattagaactttaaaaaatctatattcaGAAGTGAGCTTGGCATATTTCATGGTAAGTGCTTACTCTGGTTTCTtacaatttctttcaaaattgagaACTTGCCTACCAAAGGACGATGAATACTGACCATTGgcaattttcattcattcatttaattgttcattcattcaacaaatattttttttaattgacatgtgctgattgttttatttaatttttcactttaaagacAAGACCAAAATCAAAACCTCTGAACTTACACTTTTCAACCTGAAAGAATCAAAGAATATAGTTACAATTCTAAAGTAGCATCAATAAAGCAAGTGTTATTCTTATGAGTATTAATGGACTATACTGAAAGAAGGTAAAATATAATACTCTTATTTTGTACTTACTTTGAAATGCTGCCACTGAACAGATGTTTATTCTGAAAGATGCTACTATGAAGTTTGCAGAATCAAATACTGATTATGGTTATTCAAAAGTAAATTTATGGAATAACTAGAAAATAGGCTGAATTGGAACCTGTGGATAGTTTTACGATATTAATttgcaacatttttttaaagacatagaaGGCTATTGTTTTAATATAAGAAGTTTTAAAACCATCTCCCTTTAGTGCTTTCAATTATCACATAAACCAAAGACccaaataatttcaaatgatcaCAGATACTATTTAGGCAAAAATTCTCATGTGTTAGTACTTTTAATGTTGTGCACATCGAATTATAGTAAAAAAACAACTATAAAGATGCAGCCCCTCTATTTCCATGAACAGCACACTGCATTACAGTAAACCGAGCTTATATTCAACCATCAAATGTGGTTCTCCCATTAGTTCACTTTGTGACGGGTCATTAAGAATATCTTCAAATCCAGTAGTCTCATCTTTACCCCTCAAGATATCCAATGAAAGGTTTGAgcttggaagaaatggaagacGCTGAACCTGCTGCACTGCCTTGAATTCCATTTGTAGTTTTAGTGGAGCAAATAGACCCTGGATGTTTCTCAATGTGGAAAAGCTCATTTTATCTTGGTTGAgctggaaatttttttctgataattcaAGAGGATGACTGGGCAAAAGTTCATTTTTCACACAAGAAAAACCTTTTCGAAGAAGATCATGACTTTCAAAAGGTCCACTTGCTGAAAGTTCAGTAACTGGAATACTGTCCTTTAGCTGAGATCCAAGTCCTCTGGCATTCACCTTCAACTCACTCTGCGaacccattcaacaaatatttattaaacgcTGTATGCCTGGATTTCAGCAGATACATAAAGTGGTGATAGAAATATCTTCCCTGCCCTTTAGGAAGTTGCAGTCACAATAATCAGATTCTCTATATTTTTCAATCCTTTACTATCAATGAAGTTATTTTAAGGGGTAAAATTATGATAGACTGATGCTACTTGCAAATGACTATTGTGCTTACGAAAAAAAGCATGTCTCTCTTAGTTCTTTGTCCTGTTTGTTACAATACAGAATCTTATTTGTTCAAGGTGAACAATGCAGAACAGTGTAAAGAAAGGAACATAAACTAAAAATTTTCTCCTGGGAATGTACTTCTGTATCAAATGTGAGGAGAGTCATGCCACTTctgtatttaaagaaaagaatagtttGTAGCCATTAATATTAGGCTAGCACTGTTCATTGTTCAGAAACTAGTCCAGTTGATATCTGGTTGGTTTTTTCCTGTTATTCAGGATTGTAGacagttgtgtttgtttttctgtcttctttactGGTGCTGATGAGAGTCATCTTGTGGGTTTCATATTTTTGTTCCAAGTGTCCTGGTGTAGGAAGTGTAAAGCAAATGTAGTAGCGTAATTGTATATCTTTAGGCCGTTCTATTTATGATGTGCCAATTaactgaaataaatttaaccctgtgaaaaaaattgattctataaaaggaaaaagcaaatctAGAATACATGCAAAACATCATGAATGTACAATCAAGCATTAACTAAATTCTGCTAAAATACAGATATTTCAAGAATAATTTCTGAGTAACCATACGGTTTATCACACTAATTCCCTGACTTTTgcctttaaaatacaatttaactGAAACGAATCCTGCAGCCTTGATTTGTCTGTCCAATTTTATTGCTGATAACTTGAATATGAGACATCCAACTCCTGCCATTTCTACTGTTTCTATGGTAACTAAAGTGTGCAAACCCAGCAGTATCACTTTCTTTCACAGCTGGCATTTTGTGTTCACAGTAAGAAGAGGGGTTTTAGTAAAGCCTAGTCTGTTAACTGGGATGTAACTAGGTCAGAACAATTTTGGTatccttttttcattcttttaggtttgtatgtgtgggtgtgggtgtatgTGCATGAGCTgcagtttcctttgtttttttaatagcataTACCTTCACTTAATTAATCACTGTCAAAGTTAGTCTTTTGAAAATTCAGCATAATATCTGTAAACACAACTCTGTGTGGAATCTTGAGGGTTATATGGAGTTGTTCTGAGACTTGCCCCTAGCCCTGTAGGTCCTTGAGTATTTCCCTTAAGAAGAAAATCgatgtgaaaatgctttgaaaagttaaatgcattttatttttattttttaattttattttccattatgatttattacaggatattgaatatagttccctaagttaaatgtattttcatggtgatcatgttatttattttgttattattgttattttgaaacATCAAGTATCTTATGACCATAACACATTCACTTGTCCTGAAGGGGACAGATAATCCCAGTTAAGAGGTGTGCATTAAAAAATGATTCCCTCTGTGATTCTAGATTTTTACTTGACTACAGGAACCCTTCCCTATGGATACTGCCCAAGCTCTGGGTTCCTTTCTCAGACTGTACAAAAGAGCTCACAGTCGCTGCTCCCCTAAACCATGTCACCACTGCTGCTCTCATCTCAGGCCCTACACTTAGAGCTTCCATGGGCTTCAAGTAGATCACGTCAAAGGTATTCTCTACTGACTTCAGAACTAGCTAggtcctcttttctctctctctctctctctatcctcaTTCCATTGTGGTGCTCATATTCATATTCTCTGTTTCCACATAGTGTGACTGCAGGAACTTCTAATAAGAGCTAACAGTGATCCAAGATGAACTTCCTgcttttctcccattcagcagctcataatctattttcatttcttatatgAAGCAATTTTTGTTCCCTTATATCATACTTTGTGCTTTTAtcttatatctttattttaaaaggatttaattCCTAAATCCAAAATTTAGGAATTGTGAACAGTGTAACAAATGGTACATAAAATGGTTTATTTGatgattttacaatttaaaaaattgttatatgCCAGAGATTCCCATTCTCACTAAGGCCTTGAAAAATGTACTCTAAATCTGCCTTTaccttttttccacttatttggGTCTCATTTACTGTGTCTAGCTTCTGTAGAtgcacagaaattattttttctgagtCACCAATGACCTTCTAATTGTCCCAAAGTTGCCTCTTCTCAGCTTTCATTCTGTTGCACCTGAAGGCTACCTCTTCCTTTTTAAACTCTTAGCTTCTAGAACCCTATGCTGACTGTTTTCTTACCTTGGATGCTGTTTCACCAGTTCTTTCATAGCTCTTGTTCTTCTACCCTTTATTCCTAtcagcattatttttttcttatatttttaaaataccatttatctAATTGTAAACAataccaaaatatacaaaatcaaaCATTATGGAAATATATAATGTAGTAGAAAATGATAATCTCTCCAAACCCTGCTATCAGAGATTGGGCaggctatatataaaataaattatgcaaTTTGTAAAAATTATGGGTAAGATAGATAATATAACAAAACGATGCTAATTCTAGTCATGAAAAACCTAGTCTTTCCGAGTCCCCACGTCATTCTGTATGACCGACACCCCTCCCTAACCTTTGCCCCACCCCTCCTCTGCTGCCCCTGGGCTAACTCCCCTCCTCTCACGTTGACTGCAGCCGCATTGACCTCCTTGCTCTTCCTCCAGTGAGCCAGCCTGGCAGCTCACCAAGGTTTTTCCTCACTGCTCCGAACACCATGATCTTGCTCTGCTGCAAATCTCGTGGCAGCCCTCATCAGCTCTCAGAGCACAGGCTTGACAGTGCTCAAGAACCCATCCAGTTCTGCTACCCAAATGACTTGTGCCAAAAGCAGAACCACTGGAAACAGCAAGCAGGCCCTACCTAGGGTTTCCTTCTCTTTAGAATCATCAGTGCCTTATCACTTTGTTCTCCCCGATGCCCAGTGTTCTCCTTAGCGTGTCTCTGCTTTACCTGCCTCAAGCCTTTCAAGTTGCTCTTCCCTTGTTACTGCACTTTCTTCAGGTCTTATCCCAGATGTTACCTTCTCAAAGAGGCATTATGTAAGTAATTTAAAAGTATGCTTAAATAATGTTGAAAATAACACCCTGCCAACCCACTCCCAACAGTACCTATCCCCATTCCTTGCTTTATATATTATCTTACAAAGCATAACAGTCAAGAGCCTATCACTTAACTCAATAACTGGAATATTACCAATAGCTTGCTTCTATATATGTTTTTTCCCTCATCCTGTCCTCTTAACTCCTCCCAAGAGGTAACAAATATCCTGAATTTTGAACCTATTATtcactccttttaaaaaataggtttatCACATTTGTACATATGCCTAAACAGAACATTTTTTAGCTTTGCTCGGTTTTAAGTTTTATGAAAATGGCATCCTGCTGTATATAGTCTTCTAAaacctgcttttttttctctcaacataaTGCTTCCAAGATCTgaacattttttacttttatttgtaattcagtgattttcactgctgttttaaaattcattgtgTGACTCCACCACaattaatttctccattttcctATTGGCTAGAAATTTGGGTTGcgtccagatttttttttttttattacaaactgtgctgctatgaacattctttggTGTTTCTAAAAACGGAATTACTGAGTCAAAGGGTATGCAATtgttcagttttacaagatgatgccaaatt
Protein-coding regions in this window:
- the LOC103020182 gene encoding proteasome maturation protein-like, coding for MSIIQILKNEQKLEWQSRRKSELKVNARGLGSQLKDSIPVTELSASGPFESHDLLRKGFSCVKNELLPSHPLELSEKNFQLNQDKMSFSTLRNIQGLFAPLKLQMEFKAVQQVQRLPFLPSSNLSLDILRGKDETTGFEDILNDPSQSELMGEPHLMVEYKLGLL